AGTTGACCACGACGATATCCGGGGTATACCTGCTAAAATCCCATTTGCTGTCCGGGTTGGTGGCATCCAGCCTGTCGTACATTTCCGGCATCACCAGCGGGAACCAGCTGACCAATATGCCGATACCGCTTTTTGACGTACAATGGTATTCGGCGCCAAAATGCCGGGCCGTTATGGCCGCATAGCTCACGTAGTTGTCTTTATAGGGACTGCTTCCCCGGTCCTGGCCCGTCGAGTCTTCCACCGCGTAGCCGCTGGTGATGGAATCGCCAAAGAACTCCAGTTTGTGTTTGCCTGTTGGCGGCGCCGCCAACACCTTGGCGCCTTTATCAAAGGTAAAATGGTAAAACCACGTCTTCCCGTTTTCCCACTCGGTTCGTTTAAACAAAGTAAGGGTGTGTATACCCCTTCCCAAACCGGATACCAGTACATACTCATTTTTCCCTGCATCCGGATGCAGCTTCCCGATAACTTTACCGTCTACGACAATATTGAAAAAGTTATCCCCACGCTCATCGTCCAGCAAGGCCTTCACCTCACTACCCGTAAACCGTATACTTAACGAAGTACCCGGCCATGCGATCACCGAAGCCGAATCCTTTATATCCACGCGCCCCATATAGTGGATATGTGTGTCCTTGTTATTGATAATTATCTGGGCGGTACATTGTCCCAGCAATAAGTTAAACAGGAATAAAAAAGCAATACGCATTTTATAAAATTATTTATTTATCAGGAATAATCTTTATATTTCAGTATAGCTAATCATTTATCACCACTTAACCTTTCATTCGCAATGAAAAAACTTAATCTGAAGGCCCCAGGCCTGGGAGCCCATGAAGCCCTTACCAGAGAACAACTGAAAAGCGTCATCGGTGGCATCGGCCCCTACTGGCTGTGTTCCTGTCCGGATGGCGATTTCTATCAGTGCCTTGGTGGTACTGAAGCAGCGTGCGCGGCAAAGTCGGGTTCCATTTGTGGAGCCGGTCAAACTGCGACATGCTCGCAAGAGTATTCCATTTTGGGCTAGATAGTCAAAACTCATTTAGATGATTCAAAAGGCCGCAATTCTTTGTGGCCTTTCATTTTATTAAGCATGGTTCCTATCCCCACTTACGTGATCAACCTGAAACGACGAACGGACCGGAAGGAAAACATCCTGAGGGAATTTGCGGGCCGTGAGGAATTCAAAGTGGACATAGTGGAGGCCATCGAACATCAAAGGGGTGCCACCGGGCTTTGGCTGACCATTAAAGACATTTTGCAAAACAAGGTGGCGCCCGGGGATGAATTTATTCTTCTGTGTGAAGACGACCACCAATTCACTGAACATTATACGGAAGAATACCTGAGGAAGTCCATTCACGCCGCAGCGGAAAGAGACGCAGACGTCCTTTCCGGAGGCGTAAGCTGGTTTGACGACTGCTTTCTGGCCTCGGAAAACCTTTTTGGGGTACGGAAATTCTCCGGTCTGCAGTTCACCATCCTTTTTAGAAAATGCTTCGACACCTTACTCAACACAGACTTTGGTCCAAAAGATGCCGCGGATGCCTGGATATCGGAGCACACGCAACACAAATTCGTCACCTACCCTTTTTGCTCCATTCAAAAGGACTACGGCTACTCCGACGCTACCCCGATCAATAGTCACCGGGGGGTTGTAGAAAATTTTTTTAGCGGGAGCAGTAACCTGCTGGGAAAACTGAAGCAGGTAAGCTCATTTTATAGGAGTGCCCCCGACATATCCGACGATGATTACAGCAATATCACACTCCCGGTCTATGTCCTTCTGTCACGCGAAGACCAGCGGCCTGTTCAGAAGCAATTCCTGGGCAAAAAGGAATTTCAGGTCTTCATCGAAGAAACGCCAAAGCTTGCCTCCGAAGAACTCAGGCGATGGCGGGGAATATGCAGCGCCGTTCAAAAGGCAATAGAGGCAGATGACGATGTGGTCATCTTATGCGAAGACGACCAGGTCTTTTCGAAAGACTATGCCACGGTCTACTTAATAAAGAATATCATAGAAGCACATAGCCAGGGTGCGGGTATCCTTCTGGGGGGTGTGACAAGGTTCAGCCACGCGATGCCCGTCACGGAAAATCGCTTCTGGGTAGACGCCTTCTGGCGCGCCCCCTTTACCGTGCTGTACAAAAAGGTCTTTCACCTGATCCTGGAGGAGCCCTTCAGCGAGACCACCCTCGTTGACGACGTACTTTCTGAAATGACCAGCAACAAGATGGTACTTTTCCCCTACATCAGCGCCCATAAAGACTTTGACGTTCCCTACAAGCGTCTGAAAGAATTACAGGAAGCCTTCCTGTCTTTGGGAAAATATCCTTATATTGAAAACCTGAAACCTTCTAAAACGTAACTCCTATGTCCCTTTCCTCCCGTCTCAGCAATGGCTGGACCATTGCCATGAGCAGTCTCGACCTTCTCAAGAAAAACAAACAACTCATCGTACTACCCATCCTTTCCGGTGTTTCCATGACCCTTATCCTGGGCTCCTTTGTTCTGGTTCTTTTCCTGAGCGGGGGTACCGATTTGCTGGAACAGTCTTTTGACCGGTATGGCCAGGCGCCCGCCATTGCCTGTCTGTTCTTGTTTTACCTGGTCAACTATTTCATCGTCATTTTCTTTAACATGGCCCTGATACACTGCACCAAGCGCTACCTGGAAGGCGGCGAGGTCAGTATCCAGGAAGGCATTCAATTCAGTGTCAGCCGGTTAGGCGCCATTTTCAGCTGGGCTGCCGTGGCCGCCACAGTAGGCACGGTGCTAAAGGTTCTCCAGGACAACCTCGGCTCCATCGGCAAAATCGTCGTCGGCCTCCTCGGCATGGCCTGGAGCATTCTTACTTTTTTTGTCGTTCCGGTGATCGCCTACGAAAACGTCGGTCCATTTCAGGCCATCGCCCGCTCCAAGGAAATCGTCCACCAGAAATGGGGCGAGGGTCTCGGCGCCGGGTTCAGCTTCGGGCTGGTGTACCTCCTGGGGATCGTCTGTATCCTGGCCATCTTCGCCATCGGCTTCTTTATACATCCCGTGGTGGGTGTCATCCTCGCGGTCCTGGCCTTCCTGTTGTTCTCGGCGATCATCAGCGCTGCCCGCACCATATTTGTCAGCGCCATTTACCACAATGTTACCGGTGACATCCAAAGCCATATCGATCAACAACTGGTCGACAGCCTCTTTGTGTCGAAACGATAGTCCTGGCCTAACCCCTGAAAACCATGTTCTTTTTCTGGAGCAACTATTATTTCTTATTTCTGATCGTTTGGCTTTTCTGTCTTGTCCACGCCATCCGGACCGGAAGGCGGGAATGGATCTTCATACTCATTATTTTCCCCGGCATCAGTGCCCTTGCCTATTTTATCGTGGAGCTCCTCCCCGATATCCGCAGGGGCACTTTTGCCTCGGGTTTCCAGCTGACCTTTTTTCCAAAAGCGCGTATCCGTGACCGGGAAAAACGGGTAAAGCTGTCCGATTCCGTGACCAACCGGCTGGCCCTCGCCGATGCCTACGCGGAACAAGGCCGTTTTGAGGACGCCATATCGCTGGTCCAATCCTGTATGACCGATATGTACGCTTCCGACCAGGACCTCATGCTCCGGCTCGCGCGGCTCTATTTCCAAGCCGGCCGGTACACCGACAGCGTAGCCCTATTCTCCCGTGCGCTTCACCCGGAGAACAGCGGCATGAACCGCATGGAAGATGAAGTCATGTACACCCGGGCCATGGAAGGGACCGGGAACAAACAGGTTGCCGAAGAAATGTATCAGAAAGTGATCCGCCGCCACCATTCGCTGGAAGCGCGCTACTGGTATGGACAACTGCTCAAACAGGAAGGCCGCGCCCAGGAAGCCCGGGAGCAGTTTAAAGCCATCCGCGAAGATA
This region of Dinghuibacter silviterrae genomic DNA includes:
- a CDS encoding SGNH/GDSL hydrolase family protein, with the protein product MRIAFLFLFNLLLGQCTAQIIINNKDTHIHYMGRVDIKDSASVIAWPGTSLSIRFTGSEVKALLDDERGDNFFNIVVDGKVIGKLHPDAGKNEYVLVSGLGRGIHTLTLFKRTEWENGKTWFYHFTFDKGAKVLAAPPTGKHKLEFFGDSITSGYAVEDSTGQDRGSSPYKDNYVSYAAITARHFGAEYHCTSKSGIGILVSWFPLVMPEMYDRLDATNPDSKWDFSRYTPDIVVVNLFQNDSWLTKMPANDQFKAKFDTTPPTGDQIILAYARFIRQVRSKYPDAHIICALGSMDATREGAPWPGYITKAVASLQDKNIYTCFFPYKNTPGHPNVREQQDMAERLIGFIHGTFGW
- a CDS encoding glycosyltransferase family 25 protein, encoding MVPIPTYVINLKRRTDRKENILREFAGREEFKVDIVEAIEHQRGATGLWLTIKDILQNKVAPGDEFILLCEDDHQFTEHYTEEYLRKSIHAAAERDADVLSGGVSWFDDCFLASENLFGVRKFSGLQFTILFRKCFDTLLNTDFGPKDAADAWISEHTQHKFVTYPFCSIQKDYGYSDATPINSHRGVVENFFSGSSNLLGKLKQVSSFYRSAPDISDDDYSNITLPVYVLLSREDQRPVQKQFLGKKEFQVFIEETPKLASEELRRWRGICSAVQKAIEADDDVVILCEDDQVFSKDYATVYLIKNIIEAHSQGAGILLGGVTRFSHAMPVTENRFWVDAFWRAPFTVLYKKVFHLILEEPFSETTLVDDVLSEMTSNKMVLFPYISAHKDFDVPYKRLKELQEAFLSLGKYPYIENLKPSKT
- a CDS encoding DUF6159 family protein, with the translated sequence MSLSSRLSNGWTIAMSSLDLLKKNKQLIVLPILSGVSMTLILGSFVLVLFLSGGTDLLEQSFDRYGQAPAIACLFLFYLVNYFIVIFFNMALIHCTKRYLEGGEVSIQEGIQFSVSRLGAIFSWAAVAATVGTVLKVLQDNLGSIGKIVVGLLGMAWSILTFFVVPVIAYENVGPFQAIARSKEIVHQKWGEGLGAGFSFGLVYLLGIVCILAIFAIGFFIHPVVGVILAVLAFLLFSAIISAARTIFVSAIYHNVTGDIQSHIDQQLVDSLFVSKR
- a CDS encoding tetratricopeptide repeat protein, whose product is MFFFWSNYYFLFLIVWLFCLVHAIRTGRREWIFILIIFPGISALAYFIVELLPDIRRGTFASGFQLTFFPKARIRDREKRVKLSDSVTNRLALADAYAEQGRFEDAISLVQSCMTDMYASDQDLMLRLARLYFQAGRYTDSVALFSRALHPENSGMNRMEDEVMYTRAMEGTGNKQVAEEMYQKVIRRHHSLEARYWYGQLLKQEGRAQEAREQFKAIREDMELQPRYVRRLYAPWARKAGRELRSF